Within the Mus caroli chromosome 10, CAROLI_EIJ_v1.1, whole genome shotgun sequence genome, the region GTAAAGCTTCAGAGGAAGATGAACATGAATGAATATTCTAAGGTCATTGATCTTTGCCGTGATCAAGATAAAATGGAATTTCCCCCAAATCACCTCAACTCAGGACAATGCGAATTAAGAGTGCTGAATTACCGAGATGatccagaaaaggaaaagaaaatagaaaggaattTCCTTGGGGAAGAAAGTCAAGGGTCTCCagaacaaaacatacacacagaaaccaaaGTGGAGTTTTGGAATCCTTTGGCCACAGACAGGAAGGCATGTGAGACCTGGGCTGGTGAGAACACTTCTAAGGAGAGAAAAGATTTTTCTGTCGCCCTTAACACAGTAAGTAAGATTGGGTCAGCCGGGAGCTATTTCTAAAGAAGCATTTACACTTCAGAACGCTAACAAAAGCTCTCTTTTATGTGCTATGGTATGAAGGCTCTTGAAGAACTTGCAAAAGTTAGTGAAGAATTGTGCACCTTTCAAGAGGAAATCCAAAAGCGTTCTAACCACAGAAGGTAGGCTGGCTAACACGTAtgatctctgtagaccagagaatagaaaagaattctgtttttattttatgaatttatacTGACTCATCATGTATATCTTAGCTCATGATCCTTAAAAGTCACCTTCCAGTACTTTTCATAACTTAAGTATTAGGAATATTGTATtgagccggatgtggtggcgcatgcctttaatcccagcactcgggaggcagaggcaggcagatttctgagttcaaggccagcaaaaaaaaaaaaaaaaaaaaaggaatagtatATTGTATTCTTTCAGTGTTTAGGCAAAGTAGACAGTCTGTACAAAATGACTATGCATTTTCTACTGAAGCTCCTTCTCCATCAGAGTTTTGGACCAGAGGGAGAATATACAAATAGGCAAAGCCAGTTAAATTGGCTTAAACTGTGACAGCTTTAACAATGTGGTGTTTGAACAATGTGAGATGTTCTATTTAAACACTTTAAAGCTGGATCATTTATTTCTCAACAGTGATGTGGATATGACAAAAGCAAATGTACATTTCAAAATAACACATTATATGTCTACATGGCACAATCTCTTGTATTAGGTCAGAATCACTAAGTAAGCTTAAGGCTAAATTCTAGCtaagttaaaaaaacaataatttggAATTATGTGCATACTAAACATGTATTATTCTTTATCAATAATTAGCTCATTGAGAAATCTGATATTCTCTTAGAGTGAGGttccttattattatttagcTGTCTGGAAATCTCGAATTTCTGTGCTGACTTGCAGTAGAGTTTGTTAGCCACTGTGCACTGCCCCCTCTCTGCCCATTGAGCTTTCCTGTTGTCATTTGTTGGCATGTGCTTATTGTACATCATTATAAGTTGTCGTAGAAGCTTTTTATAAGTTGTACAGTATGACTTATTTTACTTCTgtgattttcttatttgttaGTCCACATGTCCACATTGTTGCTCTATTTGTGTTTTATGCAGAGACTTGATATCTTTCATTTACAAATCAAATTAGTTCAAAGTTCTCATGGTGAAAACagaacatgaagttggatgaGTAGGGAGGTAGGGAAGATctgggaggggagttgagggaagATCAAAGAATATGAGCAAATTATGTTGTTTgaaattctccaaaaaaaaaaaagccaaaaacattgaaatgtaaagtgTTCACTTTCATTCCTATGGCCTCCAGAAAGCATTTCAGAGCCTCAATGTGTGGTTTAAAGAGATTGTTCTAAGATTTGCCACAGTCTAGTATTTCTGTGTCATTCATTATCACTTTCTTTGCTCAGTAGGCATACTTTATCAGAGCTCATTTCTTTGATTACTAAAAGataatcttattttactttaaagttCAAATGACACATTGCATTTGGAGTTACCTAGAACTCATGATAATGTTATTTATATCCCAAGGAGAAAACTGAGGTCTAAAGAGGAATTATGAGTAGGGAATAGAAGTTGcatagggaaagaggaagaaaagctatAGCAGAAAAAAGCCTAGAAATGGGAATGTCAAAAGCAGAAACTCAAGGACTACATTGTCTAGTTTGAGTCTAGCATAAGTTTCAGATTATAGGGGAAATGAGGGATGATAAAATTTGGTGAATAAAATTTGGTTTAGATCCATGAATGTAACACTGACAACTTTATCCTACAATAAAGAGGACTTTCTGTAAGTGGAtttagaatatgtgtgtgtgtgtgtatatgtgtgtgtgtgtgtgttacataatCACATCACTTATATACCGTATTATTTATATATAGCATCACTTACATATCACATAGCATTacttatatatcacatatcacaaagctcattttgaaaagaaaattgtcaCTAATCCACCTTGACTTATGTTTAGGATGAAATCAGATCCTGTTCTCCAGGAAATGCCAAAGGCAATCCCTGTGCCTCCTGAGGACCACTTGATCAGCAATGGCCAGGGCATTCTTCCAACCaatttggagaaagaaatgcagaaaaagaATCTGAGCTGTGCCTATGGACTCCAAAGCAATTCTATAAACAACTGTGGAACTGGTACAACTGGTTTACAAAGAAGCGAAACTCCACCAACTCCCCCTCCAAGAAGTACCTCTCGAAATCTCCCCAGCTCATATTCTGAACAAGCCcaagaaagactgaaggaaagtttATACCACAGGTGGGTGGCCCGTGAGATTCAAGACAAAACAGATAGCAATCCTTATTTCCTCTTGAGGCAGTCTCCGTTGTTTCCACAAGAAGGCAAGAGTTTGAAAGATAGTACCATGTTTTCCTCTTGGACACCAGAAGTCAAAATAGATAGAAATCTTCCAGGTAACAAAGACACTGGACTTAATTTGTGGTCATGTGACACCATATTAGGTACAAAAGAGAGCCCTTCCAGGCCATCTCAAAAAACCTGTTTTACCTCCAGTGGAGCAAAATTTGAAAAGGTGTTTCCAGATGACCCTACGAAATTGcatcttgatcttcatgtgaAAAATGActttcttccttcagtgacaCAGAGGGACCCAGTTAGAATTTACAACTGCAATTTTGAACCAACTCCAAGAAATGAAATGCTGGCTGCAAAGATTGATGAGTTTAACAGAACTGTTTTTAGAACAGACAGAAGTTGTCAAGCAATACAGCAAAGTGAAATCTATACAAAATCGCCTGACAATCTCAATACCCGTGATATCTCCACTGCTCAGAAAGCTTACCTATCAGAAGGTGACAATGGGACCAGTGTTCTGAAAGCTAGTGACAATGTGTCTGTGCCCATGGAAAATGTGTTCAGTGATCCCGCAAAAATATACTCGGCAGGCCTGGTCAATCAAACGCAGACACGTGAGAGCCCCAGCAGCTATCAGCTTATGCTCCATGAGCATGATTGGAGATCAAGCAATTTTTCTAGCCGGCCAAGATCAGCGGATCCCAGATCAAATTACGGTGTTGTGGAAAAGCTACTGAAAACCTATGAGACAGAGACAAGGTCTGCACTGCAAAACTCAAAATGCTTCAGGAATAACTGGACCAAATGTGGTTCTGATGTAAGTGGTTGCAATCACATTGAGTCAATGTTTAGAATGTGTCAAATGGAACATTTGCTGTATTAGGGAAATCAGCAAGTGGGTCAAGGAGTAGATTCAAATAAGATTTCAGAGTTGAGAGAGTAAGGACTACATCCATCTATAGCAATAGCTCTGGAATCAGCTCAGTTGCTTGATCATGTAAGTAGGTTGCAGGCCTTCCTAACATCTGGGCCCTCTGTGAGGAAATAACTTAATATGAGTTAAGGATATGGTTTTTAGAACTTGATCTAGTATACCATTTCTTTAAGATAATTAGGGACACCTGTGGTGACCTGTGTTTTTAATTTCAACACTCAGTAGGCAGAAGCAGTTGGTCCTCTGTAAGACTGGAGTGTTTTCCCAAATGTTTCCAGGCTATGTGGGACTATGCAGTGAGACCAAGCCTCAACaataacagatagatagatagatagatagatagatagatagatagatagatagatagatagatagatagatagatagatagatagatagatagaagagaTAGGTTTAATATAAGACACTTTCAAGAACCTGGGGAAGGttacttgttttctttaaaaaaaaaaacagaatacaaaaaaaaaaagcagaatacaTATTTGTTGATTTACAGAGTTTTACTCTAAAGGTTTATCAGTTATGCCTGGTTCATACTTTCCTACCTTATGACCCATGTCCTCATAGGGTTAGCCATATGAATGTGTGggtaaaacaatatttttaaacaatgtctAGTAGAATGTTTGTGCTACTAAGACTGTCTACAAAATACAGCTAGCCATAGATAGTATTTACATGGAAAATAATAGAAACAGGTACTTAAATAAGCCTTTATCCTTCTGTTTTTATCCACTTAAAAGTGATAGTATTCATGAATTGTGAGGGAAAGGTCAAGCAACCTGTTATTTACTATGAAGACTCATACAAAATGTCCTTTAATATATGTAACTTAACATGACTTCTAAGATGTATGGTGTGCTATTATCATTAGCAAGCATTTCAAATAATTCCCTGGCTATTGCATTTCTCTTCATTATAGTTGAAACTATAAATCTGTAGGAGCTGTGACTGGAGACAAACACAAACCTACAAATTTCTCCTGAGCTAAGAATAAATGCtgagtgtttctttcttttcactgaTTAGAGATTTGTGAGGCATTATTTTCTGTTGACCCTTAGGAACAGATTGTATTGctttgtttcattaaaaaacaaaacaaaacaaaaacaaacaaacaaacaaacaaaaacagtgaacTAAACTTAAGTCTCCAAAGGGGCAATAAAAACTTGAGGTTATTGTTTGCCTGTCAGTGAGAGAATAGCATCTGAGTCTGTCCTTGCTGCCTATCTCAGATGGAAGAATAGTAGCTTTATTACAAAGACCAGTTAGAGGAACTGGGAGATGGCTGAagagataagagcacttgctgttcttccagaagacctgagttcaagtcccaattgccacatggtatctcacatgtgtctgtaactctagttccaggaatcCACTGGAACAAGAAATCTACCTTCCATGtagaacactcacatacatggtgcacatacatacaggcaaaccatgtatatatagaaaataaaaataaataaatcttaaaaatttctTGAAAGAAAGCCCGTTGGAACAATAAGAATAAAATCTCAGGAACACTTTTGTTATTGttacaatgatgatgatgataatgatgaagaAAAGACTATTTCCTGGATAAAGGTGGTATGTATTAAGAGATTacaaagttttatttatgttgtaGAAGTCCATAGCAGTGAAAGCCTCTAATGGAAAAGGATTTTCCCGACCTGCTAGACCAGCAAATCGTCGGCTCCCATCCAGATGGGCATCCAGATCACCATCTGCACCCCTAGCCTTGCGGAGGACTGCCCACAGATATAAAGTCTCTCTGCAAACAGAAGCCTAGATGCTCGATATCTCTAGCCTGGATTTCTGGATTACAAAAGCTCTCATACCTTTTGCCAAACTGAATATTGAGAATGTTTACAAACAGTCCTGttctcttctgtattttctaaGACCACTGGAACAAGTGATCTAAATCCCAACTTTCTATCATCAGTCTTCAGTGTTTTTAATCTATGGGATAATTATAtccttctattttaatttcttgcattagattttttttatcgGCATCCTCATTGACTTTCCAATATGATTTAAGTTGACACAGTGTACTATATTGTATATTCTAACTTTCCTTGCAAATGCAGAAAACAAGGTCCTGTGCATGGCAATGTGTTTGTGGGTGCATGTGTTGTCATAGGAAGTATTCTGATATGTATTTAGGTAAAAATGTATGTGCTAGTATTGACTTTGAAATTATAACATGTAGACCTATATATTCTTTGtgcttattttaaagttttgaaaatataCAATCCTATTTATATTTTGCATACCTTTTAATAGGTATTCACCTAAGACATTTGATGTTCATGTATCATTTAATGACTTCTTTGGCTACCAACTATATTGAAAAGTAAGAATTATACACAAACCTAACATTAACAATTTTCCTGAAATCAATTTTTTTNttccttttttttttttttttttggttttagagacaggttttctctgtgtagtcctggctgtcctggaactcactctgtagaccagactggtctcgaactcagaaatctgcctgcctctacctcccaagtgctgggattaaaggcgtgtgccaacacgcctggctttttttgaCCTGAAATCAATCTTAAATAGCATTTTAACCCATATGAAAATAGCTGAtactgttgatttttttgtaaaatgaaaatgtcacaggTTTAATATATCAGCCTTCTAGAGCAATCATAAGAAGctcacacacacttttatatATCATCTTGTAGTCTCACGTGGCTTTAACTGTATACTTGTTTCTCGGAGCCAGTATCATTAGACTGCCTTAATAATGACAGGACAAAGTAATGAATTTATTTTGTCATTCGTAGTAACAAACATCCTTTAAACAAGATAAAGAAAGGCATCAAATCatgctgaatttttcttttttgttaaaattGTCCCGAGTTTTCATTTGTCTGCTTTATCTCAAATTCCTCTGTAGAGGTAagttgcttggtttgtttgtttgttttctttctttattctaatCATGTCCCCAAAGTTAGTAGATAAAAAACTAATTTGCTtttttatgtaaaacaaaaatgaacagaaacaatTTTTTGTTGACAGCTCAGTTATATTGTAATTCTCATACTGTGTAAAAAGGTCTTAAACTAAATTGGGCATTGATAATAACATAAGAAACAGATGTACATCCAGGGTATAATCTGCTTTCACATGATGCATGaaatctataatgaaatctgTACTGAGAAGTGGCCTAGAAGAAGTAGAAGAGTTAAGGTACTTAGAATTCTTCATGGATGGTCTTAGAAACAACTTTGCTGTACATTACTCCCATATAAGAGCAATTATTTTGAATGGTTTGTTAAATATTAATCCTACTTCACCCAAAAATGTTGAGAAATTCTCTTTGCCAAACAAAATCAGTGggctttctgcttttaatatactAGCCACTCAAAGGATTCCACCTTATTATACCATTCCCTggagtaaagaaaataatttttaaatcacagATTGCCTTAAAAGGTTCAAGACTGTAGCACAGTGATGGCAAGATTCACGGTTTACAGTAAGAAGACTTCTAGGGCTTAAGTGGTATTAGGTGTCTAGAATGCGAGTTTGGCACAAACCACAAAGGTTATAGATCCACTTTTCTCAATCTTTCATACTTTAGGGATTTTCCCCCCACAGGAAAGTAGCCTAGATACCAGATATGAGTTAGAGTATACTTTTCCACTAGAACAGATAAAAACACTGGAGAAGTGATTCCTTGGGGCATGAAATAATAACCTAAAGCTATTGCTGTGGTCACATCTGTTCCTCGGTGTCCCTGAATCCCAAGCAGTCTGGGAATGATAGGTAGCCCCTGTCTTTAAGTTCACATCTGAACGTTGAGGCCTCCTTTAAAAATGGGAAATCCTGATCTCATCCCAAGAATGATAAAGAAAGATTTCCAGCAGAGGAGACCTGAGATTCTTCGAgtctttaataaaacaaaacaatgtaatatATTTGATGACCACACTGACTTGGAAGCAGAGGTGCTGAGTAGAACCTGAGCGGGTTAGGACTTGGGTAGTGTCTTTGATCACTTAATCCTTTACTTTATTATCAACAAACAGTTGCCTTGCCAGGGGTTCAGCCGCTTAAGCTGCCTTTTCTGTTATCATCTGAATAGACTAATGGGGCTACTTTAATAACATATTAATGTGAATCATAGAATATAAGAATTGGGAAAAACTAGCTTTTAGTCTGGATCCTTAACTAGAAaactaaagaaactaaaacaaattgATTAGTCTATATTCTCTCTTAAATTAGTTTATAAATTTTATGGGAAAGCTTACCACGAAAGTGACAGTtgtcactgaaaatatttttttgaattGTGATTTTTAACTGGTTCTTTTTCTATGCTGGGTAGCCATTTTCTTCACTGAAACCGTCATTATGCCATCATCCTTGAGTTTAAGGTCTTTTAATCATTTACAGAAACATTTCATTAGGAATATCTATTTAGAAGACATTTTCCCTAGcagattttgaaaaaataaaataaaataaagatctcTTTTTTTCACAGGGGATTATTGAAACTTTTAGCTGATCTCAGAACCAGAGTgctcaaatctctctctctctctctctctctctctctctctctctctcgctcgctcgctcgctcgctctcgctctctctgtctccacctttcaccctccctcccttcctccagccaTCCTCCTTTTTGCTCCCTGTTTGCacttttatgtatattatcaaTATTTGCCTTAGAaccaaaacacaaatataaaaatataagtgaTAATTTGTATTATTCAGAACTTCAAACATAACCGTGTCTTTCACTTGTCCTTATAGGAAATGAATAGAAGACTCATTATGCTGACCTTTCCCCAAAACATGATTTATGTCTATGTAAATGACTTAACAAAGCCACCACaaagtcttaaaacaaaacaaagcattgaATTCCCAAAAGAGTATTAAGTtccattaaaataaatctttaaacttacatttttcagatgaaaaataattatttgaaattGAAGTCTTCAGCCATTGGaagctattaaataaaataagtttggAAACACTTACTGTTGTAGACACAATAAtgtctctgttttctcccttGTGATACTGACATGCCAGTTGGGCCGTTAGTCCCAACTTAAATGCCTCTATTGTTCAATTCAGCTGCCCCCAAAATAACCAGAGACTTTACGACAAACCAGTTGAAAGCCACATACATCCCCCATATAGCTTTGTGTGCACATCCACTGTTTCCATCTAAATGGTACTAAGTCTATGAAATTAGAACATACATGATAAGATTAAGTTAGTGTTAGGTAGATAACAATTGTTTGGTGTagtattttgatgttttaaattttatatgtttttctgAAGTAGAATTCATAACTTATACACTTCACGGAGAAAtcgtgctttttaaaaaaaaaggggggggcatcATGAggcaaacaatataaataaattggAAAGTCATTCTTTGGAG harbors:
- the Kiaa0408 gene encoding uncharacterized protein KIAA0408 homolog, translated to MSSSSPVADIHTIATDLHEQRGSTEANRHKEKMELLNQFDKERKEWESQWKIMQKKIEELCQEVKLQRKMNMNEYSKVIDLCRDQDKMEFPPNHLNSGQCELRVLNYRDDPEKEKKIERNFLGEESQGSPEQNIHTETKVEFWNPLATDRKACETWAGENTSKERKDFSVALNTALEELAKVSEELCTFQEEIQKRSNHRRMKSDPVLQEMPKAIPVPPEDHLISNGQGILPTNLEKEMQKKNLSCAYGLQSNSINNCGTGTTGLQRSETPPTPPPRSTSRNLPSSYSEQAQERLKESLYHRWVAREIQDKTDSNPYFLLRQSPLFPQEGKSLKDSTMFSSWTPEVKIDRNLPGNKDTGLNLWSCDTILGTKESPSRPSQKTCFTSSGAKFEKVFPDDPTKLHLDLHVKNDFLPSVTQRDPVRIYNCNFEPTPRNEMLAAKIDEFNRTVFRTDRSCQAIQQSEIYTKSPDNLNTRDISTAQKAYLSEGDNGTSVLKASDNVSVPMENVFSDPAKIYSAGLVNQTQTRESPSSYQLMLHEHDWRSSNFSSRPRSADPRSNYGVVEKLLKTYETETRSALQNSKCFRNNWTKCGSDKSIAVKASNGKGFSRPARPANRRLPSRWASRSPSAPLALRRTAHRYKVSLQTEA